One Oryza glaberrima chromosome 11, OglaRS2, whole genome shotgun sequence genomic region harbors:
- the LOC127754492 gene encoding ETO1-like protein 1, which yields MRKLFFSELTSCKETKLHSAPHSWLPLEKGKLSKFAGHSTSSIESLMKMPEPAVLPHFKPADYVDILAQIHEELESCPPDEKSCLYLLQFQVFRGLGEAKLSRRSLQSAWEKASTIHEKLIFGAWLKYEKKGEEPISDLLSSCGKCSQEFKLLDFVSQISTGSHEISYDDESDVFWGSPVVHFRIRDDMIACDRRKLAALSTPLYAMLNGGFRESHLEVIDMSRNGISSIGMRAISKFSLTGRLPYLSADAILEMLDFANKFCCNGLKDACERKLASFICSRQDAIDFMECALELGCSILAAACLQVLLNELPECLNDEQVVRIFSCASKQQRSTMAGNASFSLYCLLSEVSMSINATSDVTVTFLEKLVDSASDSRQKQLALHQLACTRLLRKDYAEAERLFNAAFTAGHLYSVVGLARLASMRGNKHFSLKLLDSVMSSRWPLGWMYQERALYLEGDNKLENLNKATELDPTLTYPYMFRAASLMKRQSVEAALMEINRILGFKLVLECLELRFCCYLALEDHRAALCDVQAILTLAPDYRMIGGRVSAKQLRMLVMENVEQWTTADCWMQLYDRWSSVDDIGSLSVIYQMLESDAAKGVLYFRQSLLLLRLNCPEAAMRSLQLAREHAASQHEQLVYEGWILYDTGHCEEGLQKAEASIAIQRSFEAFFLKAYALADSSLDPSTSATVVSLLEDALRCPSDRLRKGQALNNLGSVYVDCGKLDLAAECYINALKIGHTRAHQGLARVHFLRNSRTGAYEEMTKLIEKARSNASAYEKRSEYCDRELTKSDLQMVTKLDPLRVYPYRYRAAVLMDNHKEKEAIAELTKAIAFKADLNLLHLRAAFHEHVGDISSALRDCRAALSVDPNHQEMLELHHRVNSQEP from the exons ATGAGGAAGCTCTTCTTCTCCGAGTTGACCTCCTGCAAGGAGACCAAGCTCCACTCCGCGCCCCACTCATGGCTTCCCCTCGAGAAAGGGAAGCTCTCCAAGTTCGCCGGCCACTCCACCTCCTCCAt AGAATCGCTGATGAAAATGCCGGAGCCGGCAGTTCTTCCCCACTTCAAGCCTGCGGATTATGTGGACATATTGGCCCAGATTCATGAGGAGCTGGAGTCTTGCCCTCCTGATGAGAAGTCGTGCCTGTACCTGCTCCAGTTCCAGGTTTTCCGCGGCCTCGGCGAGGCGAAGCTGTCGCGGAGGAGCCTCCAGTCCGCGTGGGAGAAGGCGAGCACGATACACGAGAAGCTGATATTCGGGGCATGGCTCAAGTATgagaagaaaggggaggagCCGATATCCGACCTCCTCAGCTCGTGCGGCAAGTGCTCTCAGGAGTTCAAGCTGCTGGATTTCGTGTCGCAGATCTCCACCGGGTCGCATGAGATAAGCTATGATGATGAGTCGGATGTGTTTTGGGGCTCTCCGGTGGTACATTTCCGGATAAGAGATGATATGATTGCATGCGATCGGCGAAAGCTTGCTGCTTTGTCGACTCCGCTGTATGCAATGCTTAACGGTGGCTTTCGGGAATCACATCTTGAGGTTATTGATATGTCTCGGAATGGCATCTCCTCGATTGGTATGCGAGCAATCAGTAAATTCAGCTTGACAGGAAGGTTACCGTATTTATCAGCAGATGCTATTTTGGAAATGCTTGATTTTGCTAATAAGTTTTGCTGCAATGGCCTCAAGGATGCTTGTGAGCGAAAGCTTGCTTCTTTCATTTGCTCGAGGCAGGATGCTATAGACTTCATGGAGTGTGCTCTTGAGCTGGGTTGTTCCATCCTTGCTGCTGCATGCTTGCAGGTGCTCCTGAATGAGCTTCCAGAGTGCTTGAATGATGAACAAGTGGTTAGGATATTCTCCTGTGCAAGTAAGCAGCAGCGATCCACAATGGCTGGAAATGCTTCTTTCTCCCTATATTGCCTTCTTAGTGAAGTCTCCATGAGCATCAACGCGACATCGGATGTCACAGTGACCTTCTTGGAAAAATTGGTGGATTCAGCATCAGATTCTAGACAGAAGCAGTTGGCCTTGCATCAGCTGGCGTGCACAAGACTTCTAAGGAAAGATTATGCTGAAGCCGAGCGCCTGTTCAATGCTGCCTTTACCGCTGGACATCTCTATTCAGTAGTGGGTTTGGCTAGACTGGCCTCTATGAGGGGTAATAAGCATTTTTCTCTCAAGTTGCTTGATTCTGTCATGTCATCTCGCTGGCCACTTGGATGGATGTACCAAGAGAGAGCACTATATTTGGAGGGTGATAACAAGTTGGAAAATCTTAACAAGGCCACTGAGTTGGATCCTACCCTTACATACCCCTACATGTTTCGAGCTGCATCTTTGATGAAAAGACAAAGCGTTGAAGCTGCCCTTATGGAGATTAACCGGATCCTGGGATTTAAGCTTGTTCTGGAATGCTTAGAGCTAAGGTTCTGTTGCTATCTTGCACTTGAGGACCATAGAGCTGCTTTATGTGATGTCCAGGCAATCCTCACTCTTGCTCCAGATTATCGTATGATTGGTGGTCGGGTGTCTGCAAAGCAGCTGCGTATGCTTGTGATGGAGAATGTTGAGCAGTGGACAACTGCTGACTGTTGGATGCAGCTTTATGATCGTTGGTCATCTGTGGATGATATAGGATCCCTCTCGGTCATATATCAAATGCTGGAGTCAGATGCTGCTAAAGGAGTTCTCTACTTTAGGCAATCTTTGCTTCTTCTCAG attaaaTTGTCCTGAGGCTGCAATGCGCAGTTTGCAGCTAGCTCGTGAACATGCTGCAAGCCAACATGAACAGCTTGTTTATGAGGGATGGATATTGTATGATACCGGCCACTGTGAGGAGGGACTACAGAAAGCAGAAGCATCCATCGCAATACAAAGATCATTTGAAGCATTCTTTCTGAAAGCTTATGCTTTGGCTGATTCGAGTCTTGACCCTTCAACTTCAGCAACAGTTGTATCACTTCTTGAAGATGCATTACGCTGCCCCTCTGATAGACTACGGAAGGGTCAG GCTCTGAACAACCTTGGGAGTGTTTATGTGGATTGCGGGAAGCTTGACCTGGCAGCTGAATGCTACATCAATGCCCTAAAGATTGGTCATACCAGAGCTCATCAAGGCCTTGCCAGGGTCCATTTCCTCAGAAACAGCAGAACTGGTGCATATGAGGAAATGACCAAGCTAATAGAGAAGGCCAGGAGCAACGCATCAGCTTATGAGAAGAGGTCGGAGTACTGTGATCGTGAGCTAACAAAATCAGACCTGCAGATGGTGACCAAACTAGACCCTCTGCGTGTATACCCCTACAGATACCGTGCTGCTG TGCTGATGGACAACCACAAAGAGAAGGAGGCCATCGCGGAGCTGACAAAGGCAATCGCCTTCAAGGCGGACCTGAACCTGCTCCACCTGCGAGCCGCCTTCCATGAGCACGTCGGCGACATCTCGAGTGCACTCCGGGACTGCCGTGCAGCGCTCTCCGTGGATCCTAACCACCAGGAGATGCTCGAGCTTCATCACCGGGTGAACAGCCAAGAACCCTGA